A region from the Kribbella shirazensis genome encodes:
- a CDS encoding fatty acid desaturase family protein, translating to MSQVVDEGHDPLRAQHQYTHLYTDLLRTVRELGLLRRRRGYYFTRIGLVLASFVAVWVGVGLLGDSWFQLLMAGALALVLTQVAFLSHDSAHRQVFDSASWNDWTARLLAGGLVGMSAAWWRSKHSRHHGAPNQLDKDPDIGAGVIAFTPEHAAQRQGLRAWLTRRQGWLFFPLLTLEGLSLYVASLQHLFRRGASSVERIEAAIVVTRLGAYLAVLLLLLPIGKASAFLGLQLAVFGVCLGGSFAPNHKGMPLVPKTMKLDFLRRQVLMSRNIRGGLLTDFALGGLNYQIEHHLFPSMPRPTLRKVQPIVREYCELHGVKYTEVSLLTSYRIVVDYLNNVGLRARDPFDCPLAAELRSAGGRNLA from the coding sequence ATGTCACAGGTTGTTGACGAGGGCCATGATCCGTTGCGGGCCCAGCACCAGTACACGCATCTCTACACCGATCTGCTGCGGACCGTCCGCGAGCTCGGACTGCTCCGCCGGCGCCGCGGCTACTACTTCACCCGCATCGGCCTGGTGCTCGCATCCTTCGTAGCAGTCTGGGTCGGTGTCGGCCTGCTCGGCGACTCCTGGTTCCAGCTTCTGATGGCGGGCGCGTTGGCGCTGGTGCTCACCCAGGTGGCCTTCCTCAGCCACGACAGTGCGCATCGGCAGGTATTCGACTCGGCTTCCTGGAACGACTGGACCGCACGTCTGCTGGCCGGTGGGCTGGTGGGGATGAGCGCGGCGTGGTGGCGGTCCAAGCACAGTCGTCACCACGGCGCACCGAATCAGCTCGACAAGGACCCTGACATCGGCGCCGGCGTCATCGCGTTCACCCCGGAGCACGCCGCCCAACGGCAGGGTCTGCGGGCGTGGCTGACCCGTCGCCAAGGCTGGCTGTTCTTCCCCTTGCTGACCCTGGAGGGCTTGAGCCTGTACGTCGCGAGCCTCCAGCACCTGTTCCGGCGCGGAGCGAGCTCGGTGGAGCGCATCGAGGCGGCTATCGTGGTGACCCGGCTCGGCGCCTACCTCGCCGTGTTGCTGCTCCTGCTGCCGATCGGCAAGGCCAGTGCGTTCCTCGGGCTGCAGCTCGCGGTCTTCGGAGTCTGCCTCGGCGGCTCGTTCGCCCCGAACCACAAAGGCATGCCGCTCGTCCCGAAGACGATGAAGCTCGATTTCCTCCGCCGCCAGGTGCTGATGTCGCGCAACATCCGCGGCGGCCTCCTCACCGATTTCGCGTTGGGCGGGCTCAACTACCAGATCGAGCACCACCTGTTCCCGAGCATGCCGCGACCGACGCTGCGCAAGGTGCAGCCGATCGTCCGCGAGTACTGCGAACTGCACGGGGTGAAGTACACCGAGGTCAGCCTGCTGACGTCGTACCGGATCGTCGTCGACTACCTGAACAACGTGGGGCTCCGGGCCCGCGACCCGTTCGACTGCCCGTTGGCCGCCGAGCTGAGGTCAGCCGGCGGGCGGAATCTCGCCTGA
- the dapA gene encoding 4-hydroxy-tetrahydrodipicolinate synthase, which translates to MSSPESTPSPAPSSAPASALPFGRLTTAMITPFRPDGSLDLDAAQKVATYLVDGGNDALVLNGTTGEAPTTSDEEKVRLIQAVREAVGDRARIVAGVGTNDTAHTIECAKQAEAAGAHGLLVVTPYYNKPPQDGLRAHFTAVADATGLPNMLYDIPGRAGVEIKSETLIALAEHPRIVAVKDAKGDIAGTTKVLANTDLFYYCGADELNLASLAIGAVGIASVVAHVASREYRQLIDAVVAGDLATAQQIDRRLVPAVEAIMTRTQGAIMVKAALQLAGVIEHATLRSPLVEAPAELVDRLTTDLKTAGLIA; encoded by the coding sequence ATGTCCTCGCCAGAATCCACGCCCTCGCCGGCCCCGTCTTCGGCCCCGGCTTCGGCACTGCCGTTCGGCCGTCTGACGACCGCGATGATCACTCCGTTCCGGCCCGACGGCTCCCTCGACCTGGACGCCGCCCAGAAGGTCGCGACGTACCTCGTCGACGGCGGCAACGACGCCCTGGTGCTGAACGGGACCACCGGCGAGGCGCCGACCACGTCGGACGAGGAGAAGGTCCGCCTGATCCAGGCCGTCCGGGAGGCGGTCGGCGACCGCGCGCGGATCGTCGCCGGCGTCGGCACCAACGACACCGCGCACACGATCGAGTGCGCGAAGCAGGCCGAGGCCGCTGGCGCGCACGGGCTGCTGGTCGTCACGCCGTACTACAACAAGCCCCCGCAGGACGGGCTGCGCGCGCACTTCACCGCGGTCGCCGACGCCACCGGCCTGCCGAACATGCTGTACGACATCCCCGGCCGGGCCGGCGTCGAGATCAAGTCGGAGACGCTGATCGCGCTCGCCGAGCACCCGCGGATCGTCGCGGTGAAGGACGCCAAGGGCGACATCGCGGGGACCACGAAGGTGCTGGCGAACACCGATCTGTTCTACTACTGCGGTGCCGACGAGCTGAATCTCGCCTCCCTGGCGATCGGCGCGGTCGGCATCGCGAGTGTGGTAGCTCACGTCGCGAGCCGGGAGTACCGGCAGTTGATCGACGCCGTGGTGGCCGGCGACCTCGCCACCGCTCAACAGATCGACCGACGGCTGGTGCCCGCCGTCGAGGCGATCATGACCAGAACCCAGGGCGCCATCATGGTGAAGGCCGCGCTCCAGTTGGCCGGCGTCATCGAGCACGCGACGCTGCGGTCGCCGCTGGTCGAGGCGCCCGCGGAGCTGGTGGACCGGCTCACCACCGACCTCAAGACGGCAGGACTGATTGCATGA
- a CDS encoding ribonuclease J, which translates to MSHPHPDLDAPGPLAPGALRVIPLGGLGEVGRNMTVFEYDGKLLIVDCGVLFPDENQPGVDLILPDFEPIRDRLDDVVAVVLTHGHEDHIGGLPYLLRERGDIPVVGSQLTLALLEGKLKEHRHRNVPQQTVVEGEKLQIGPFVCEFVAVNHSIPDALAVAIRTPAGLVLHTGDFKMDQLPLDNRITDLRAFARLGEEGVDLFCVDSTNSEVPGFTTHERDIAPVLDRVFTNARNQRIIVACFASHVHRVQQVMDAAVKHRRKVAYVGRSMVRNMGVARDLGFLNVPGDTLIDMREVDDYPPEQVVLVSTGSQGEPMSALSRIAANDHNVVQLQPGDTVVLASSLIPGNENSVYRVINGLIRHGANVIHKGNALVHVSGHASAGELLYCYNIVKPRNVMPVHGEVRHLHANADLAVQTGVPRENVVVVEDGVVVDLIDGKAVVAGKVDCGYVFVDGSTVGDITETSLKDRRILGDEGFISVIAVMDSVTGKLTAGPEIQARGFAEDDTVFDDLKPRIEAEIEKAIGSGVDDMYQLQQVIRRVVGKWVSDTHRRRPMIIPVVVES; encoded by the coding sequence ATGAGCCATCCCCATCCAGATCTCGACGCGCCCGGACCTCTCGCTCCGGGCGCTTTGCGGGTCATCCCGCTCGGCGGCCTCGGCGAGGTCGGCCGGAATATGACGGTTTTCGAGTACGACGGCAAGCTGCTGATCGTCGACTGCGGCGTGCTGTTCCCGGACGAGAACCAGCCCGGTGTGGACCTGATCCTGCCGGACTTCGAGCCGATCCGGGACCGTCTCGACGACGTCGTCGCGGTGGTGCTGACGCACGGCCACGAGGACCACATCGGCGGGTTGCCCTACCTGCTGCGCGAGCGAGGCGACATCCCGGTCGTCGGGTCGCAGCTGACGCTCGCGCTGCTCGAGGGCAAGCTGAAGGAGCACCGGCACCGCAACGTGCCGCAGCAGACCGTGGTCGAGGGCGAGAAGCTGCAGATCGGCCCGTTCGTCTGCGAGTTCGTCGCGGTGAACCACTCGATCCCGGACGCGCTCGCGGTGGCGATCCGGACGCCGGCCGGCCTGGTGCTGCACACCGGCGACTTCAAGATGGACCAGCTGCCGCTGGACAACCGGATCACCGACCTGCGGGCGTTCGCCCGGCTCGGCGAGGAGGGCGTGGACCTGTTCTGCGTCGACTCGACGAACTCCGAGGTCCCCGGCTTCACCACCCACGAGCGCGACATCGCGCCGGTGCTGGACCGCGTCTTCACCAACGCCAGGAACCAGCGCATCATCGTCGCCTGCTTCGCCTCACATGTGCACCGCGTCCAGCAGGTGATGGACGCCGCGGTGAAGCACCGCCGCAAGGTCGCGTACGTCGGCCGCTCGATGGTCCGCAACATGGGCGTCGCCCGCGACCTCGGCTTCCTGAACGTGCCCGGCGACACGCTGATCGACATGCGCGAGGTGGACGACTACCCGCCGGAGCAGGTCGTGCTGGTGTCGACCGGTTCGCAGGGCGAGCCGATGTCGGCGCTGTCCCGGATCGCCGCGAACGACCACAACGTCGTACAGCTGCAGCCCGGTGACACCGTCGTACTCGCGTCCTCGCTCATCCCCGGCAACGAGAACTCGGTGTACCGGGTGATCAACGGCCTGATCCGGCACGGCGCGAACGTCATCCACAAGGGCAACGCGCTGGTGCACGTCTCCGGTCACGCCAGCGCGGGCGAGTTGCTGTACTGCTACAACATCGTGAAGCCGCGCAACGTGATGCCCGTGCACGGCGAGGTCCGGCACCTGCACGCGAACGCGGACCTGGCGGTGCAGACCGGCGTACCGCGGGAGAACGTGGTCGTGGTCGAGGACGGCGTGGTGGTCGACCTGATCGACGGCAAGGCCGTGGTGGCGGGCAAGGTGGACTGCGGGTACGTGTTCGTGGACGGCTCGACCGTCGGCGACATCACCGAGACCTCGCTGAAGGACCGCCGGATCCTCGGTGACGAGGGGTTCATCTCGGTGATCGCGGTGATGGACTCGGTGACCGGCAAGCTGACCGCCGGGCCGGAGATCCAGGCCCGCGGGTTCGCCGAGGACGACACCGTGTTCGACGACCTGAAGCCGCGGATCGAGGCCGAGATCGAGAAGGCGATCGGCAGCGGCGTCGACGACATGTACCAGCTGCAGCAGGTGATCCGCCGCGTGGTCGGCAAATGGGTCAGCGACACCCACCGCCGGCGACCGATGATCATTCCTGTCGTGGTCGAAAGCTAG
- a CDS encoding alkaline phosphatase D family protein, whose protein sequence is MKLSRRQLLAASSVAGASLALPGVASAAPNLVRRDRAALPSGVASADVTPNSAVVWARADRPGRLVVQLTSHGRFDRAISLRGPKTDAGDDFTAQLPLRGLRPGQRYDYRLGFEDANGRIGQTVDGSFSTPGRNRPVSFVFTGDTAGQGYGINPELGGMIAYQAMHETRPDFFLHSGDNIYADGPIQAELKVADGTVWKNVVTEEVSKVAETLAEYRGRYKYNLLDDNVRSLYADVPLIAQWDDHETVNNWHPGEILTDDRYTERRVDVLAARARKAFLEYLPMEQAAGRDRIYRKVSHGPLLDVFCLDMRTYRDANPAPSAAGPVAILGEEQAEWLVREVAASRATWKVIASDMPIGLLVPDGALIEGVGNGQPGAPGGREHEIAWVLSQFKKRNVRNAIWLTADVHYCAAHHYDPSRAAFTDFDPFWEIVAGPINAGAFGPNALDSTFGPEVVFSKAADFPNQSPASGNQFFGHTRIDPRTGVFTVSLRNLFGDVLWTKDITPAPR, encoded by the coding sequence ATGAAACTGAGCCGCCGCCAGCTCTTGGCCGCATCCTCCGTCGCCGGTGCCTCCCTGGCTCTGCCGGGTGTCGCATCGGCCGCCCCGAATCTTGTCCGCCGCGACCGCGCCGCGCTGCCGTCGGGCGTGGCGAGTGCCGACGTGACGCCGAACTCGGCTGTCGTGTGGGCGCGCGCCGACCGTCCCGGCCGGCTGGTCGTGCAGCTGACCAGCCACGGGCGTTTCGACAGGGCGATCAGCCTGCGTGGCCCGAAGACGGACGCCGGCGACGACTTCACCGCGCAGCTGCCGCTGCGCGGTCTGCGTCCGGGGCAGCGGTACGACTACCGGCTCGGCTTCGAGGATGCGAACGGCCGGATCGGGCAGACCGTCGACGGTTCGTTCAGCACGCCGGGCCGGAACCGGCCGGTGTCGTTCGTGTTCACCGGTGACACGGCGGGTCAGGGGTACGGCATCAACCCCGAGCTCGGCGGGATGATCGCGTACCAGGCGATGCACGAGACCCGGCCGGACTTCTTCCTGCACTCCGGCGACAACATCTACGCCGACGGCCCGATCCAGGCCGAGCTGAAAGTTGCCGACGGCACCGTCTGGAAGAACGTCGTGACCGAGGAGGTCTCCAAGGTCGCGGAGACGCTGGCCGAGTACCGCGGCCGGTACAAGTACAACCTGCTCGACGACAACGTCCGTTCGCTGTACGCCGACGTACCGCTGATCGCGCAGTGGGACGACCACGAAACGGTGAACAACTGGCACCCGGGTGAGATCCTCACCGACGACCGGTACACCGAGCGGCGCGTCGACGTCCTGGCGGCTCGGGCGAGGAAGGCGTTCCTCGAGTACCTGCCGATGGAGCAGGCCGCGGGGCGGGACCGGATCTACCGCAAGGTGAGCCACGGCCCGCTGCTCGACGTGTTCTGCCTGGACATGCGGACGTACCGCGACGCGAACCCGGCGCCGTCGGCGGCCGGACCGGTCGCGATCCTCGGCGAGGAGCAGGCCGAGTGGCTGGTCCGCGAGGTCGCGGCGTCGCGGGCGACCTGGAAGGTGATCGCCAGCGACATGCCGATCGGTCTGCTGGTCCCGGACGGCGCACTGATCGAAGGCGTCGGGAACGGTCAGCCCGGTGCGCCGGGTGGGCGCGAGCACGAGATCGCCTGGGTGCTGAGCCAGTTCAAGAAGCGCAACGTCCGCAACGCGATCTGGCTGACCGCCGACGTGCACTACTGCGCCGCGCACCATTACGACCCGTCGCGGGCTGCGTTCACCGACTTCGACCCGTTCTGGGAGATCGTCGCGGGCCCGATCAACGCCGGCGCCTTCGGCCCGAACGCGCTGGACAGCACGTTCGGCCCGGAGGTGGTGTTCTCGAAGGCGGCGGACTTCCCGAACCAGTCGCCGGCGAGCGGCAACCAGTTCTTCGGCCACACCCGCATCGACCCGCGGACCGGGGTCTTCACGGTCTCGCTGCGGAACCTGTTCGGCGACGTGCTCTGGACCAAGGACATCACCCCGGCCCCTCGGTGA
- a CDS encoding LacI family DNA-binding transcriptional regulator: MSVSGVNGTGQRRPTMKEVAARAGVALKTVSRVVNEEPNVSPELTAKVQAAIKELNYTPNESARMLRRGKTGTIAVVIRDIGDPFFASLGRAVELWARSSGSVVMIGLTDEDPERERDVCLEFVARRPDALIMAPIGETQEYLAPHVDAGMAVVTIDRPAHGIEADAVLADNAGGIDQAIDHLVRQGHRRIAYLGDDERIFTARERVVAYRAAMARHGIDVDEDLVHLSEPTTEGIGITLSAVLDRAEPATALLSANNMTTAEVLRGLAGRRDRVALVSFDDLQLGDLLSPGLTAVAQSADVMARTAIQLMTERLPEPHRPGRTVRVPVKLTIRGSGEIPPAG, from the coding sequence ATGAGTGTCAGCGGGGTGAACGGGACGGGCCAGCGCCGGCCCACGATGAAGGAGGTCGCCGCCCGGGCCGGGGTCGCGTTGAAGACCGTGTCCCGGGTGGTGAACGAGGAGCCGAACGTCAGCCCCGAGCTGACCGCCAAGGTGCAGGCGGCGATCAAGGAGCTGAACTACACCCCGAACGAGTCGGCCCGGATGCTGCGCCGCGGCAAGACCGGCACGATCGCCGTGGTGATCCGCGACATCGGCGACCCGTTCTTCGCCTCGCTCGGCCGCGCGGTCGAGCTGTGGGCGCGCTCGTCGGGCTCCGTGGTGATGATCGGCCTGACCGACGAGGACCCGGAGCGGGAGAGGGACGTCTGCCTGGAGTTCGTCGCCCGCCGGCCGGACGCGCTGATCATGGCGCCGATCGGGGAGACCCAGGAGTACCTCGCCCCGCACGTGGACGCCGGGATGGCGGTCGTCACGATCGACCGTCCGGCGCACGGCATCGAGGCGGACGCCGTACTGGCGGACAACGCCGGCGGGATCGACCAGGCGATCGACCACCTGGTCCGGCAGGGGCACCGCCGGATCGCGTACCTCGGTGACGACGAGCGGATCTTCACCGCCCGCGAGCGGGTCGTCGCCTACCGGGCGGCGATGGCGCGCCACGGGATCGACGTCGACGAGGACCTGGTGCACCTGTCCGAGCCGACCACCGAGGGCATCGGCATCACGCTCTCGGCCGTCCTCGACCGTGCCGAGCCCGCGACCGCGTTGCTGTCGGCGAACAACATGACGACGGCAGAGGTACTGCGGGGGCTCGCCGGCCGGCGTGACCGGGTCGCGCTGGTGTCCTTCGACGACCTGCAGCTCGGCGACCTGCTCAGCCCGGGCCTGACTGCGGTCGCGCAGTCGGCCGACGTGATGGCCCGGACGGCGATCCAGTTGATGACGGAGCGCCTCCCCGAGCCGCACCGTCCCGGCCGCACGGTCCGCGTGCCGGTGAAGCTGACGATCCGCGGCTCAGGCGAGATTCCGCCCGCCGGCTGA